The following proteins are encoded in a genomic region of Pseudomonas saponiphila:
- a CDS encoding TonB-dependent receptor domain-containing protein codes for MRNKIEYGPLGQYQGRWWTMLENVDKARTRGWEGTARVPLGASVTWRSNATYMLESRNLSTGEDLISSPKLSAFSALDWQINDRVSTELSAQHVGKQRGMGNDFVQSYTTYDLTANLALTKWLTLNGGVQNLMDKDLRDGSTNFYVPGRAFFAGATTYF; via the coding sequence ATCCGCAACAAGATCGAATATGGCCCGCTGGGTCAGTATCAGGGGCGCTGGTGGACCATGCTGGAAAACGTCGACAAGGCCCGCACTCGTGGCTGGGAAGGCACCGCCCGGGTGCCGCTGGGTGCTTCCGTGACCTGGCGCAGCAACGCCACCTACATGCTGGAAAGCAGGAACCTGAGCACCGGCGAAGATCTGATCAGCTCGCCCAAGCTGTCGGCATTCAGCGCGCTGGACTGGCAGATCAACGACCGCGTGAGTACCGAACTGTCGGCGCAGCACGTCGGCAAGCAGCGGGGCATGGGCAATGACTTCGTGCAGTCCTACACCACCTACGACCTGACGGCGAACCTGGCGCTGACCAAGTGGCTGACCTTGAACGGTGGGGTACAGAACCTGATGGACAAGGATCTGCGGGACGGATCGACCAACTTCTACGTGCCCGGTCGGGCGTTCTTTGCGGGGGCGACCACCTATTTCTAG
- a CDS encoding TonB-dependent receptor domain-containing protein — protein MKVSSCLFNSLMLSAGVGLLAPLVQAGERVEEAQPAPVELDTAFVTASGAATDLRDAPASVSVITREEIERQPVYDLNTLLRRVPGVTGGFGPVGEQSKIKLRGLDDKYTLILVDGKRVGSSADLSYRRDLARQDLNWISPNMIERIEIVRGPMSSLYGSDAMGGVINIITRKVSRTWTGSASTHITVPKDSDRGQTTQYSVNATGPLTESLGLRLGANVTRRAADEVEARRDARGDFMYDDGAGGSKDQSMNALLDWQINEEQSLSFEAVHGVEHSWSSKKTFGDWDETVGGAFGPSRLTRDSYILSHSGDWSFGTSKLDAYLNRYRNDLEVGKANSEEKIVEGSLNLPFELLVDQRLTLGGQWKREELTNTDTLGTVPVDYRGTPVSGSTLKGDYSAAFIEDELFLLDNLSLTLGNRFDHSDKYGNHNSPRAYVVYHPHPDWTVRGGVSKGFRAPSLKEGSAGAATESGGRGCGSLRPLGYVTGSCWMAGNPNLRPETSTNKEIGVSFDHDGWEAGLTYFHTDFTDKIADFGERDRAFR, from the coding sequence ATGAAAGTCAGTTCCTGCCTGTTCAATTCGCTCATGCTCAGCGCCGGTGTCGGCCTGCTGGCCCCGCTGGTGCAGGCCGGCGAGCGTGTTGAAGAGGCCCAACCAGCGCCGGTGGAACTGGACACCGCGTTCGTTACGGCCAGTGGCGCTGCCACGGACCTTCGGGATGCGCCAGCCAGTGTCAGCGTCATCACCCGCGAGGAAATCGAGCGCCAGCCAGTCTACGACCTCAACACCCTGCTGCGCCGTGTGCCGGGGGTGACCGGAGGTTTCGGACCGGTGGGCGAGCAGTCGAAAATCAAGCTGCGGGGCCTGGACGACAAGTACACGCTGATCCTGGTGGACGGCAAACGGGTCGGCAGCTCCGCCGACCTGAGCTATCGCCGTGACCTGGCGCGCCAGGACCTGAACTGGATCTCGCCGAACATGATCGAGCGCATCGAGATCGTGCGCGGACCGATGTCATCGCTGTATGGCTCGGATGCCATGGGCGGGGTGATCAATATCATCACGCGCAAGGTGTCGCGGACCTGGACCGGCTCGGCCAGCACCCACATCACCGTGCCCAAGGATTCCGACCGCGGCCAGACCACCCAGTACAGCGTGAATGCGACGGGGCCGTTGACCGAGTCCCTGGGCTTGCGCCTGGGCGCCAACGTCACGCGGCGGGCGGCGGATGAGGTCGAGGCGCGACGCGATGCCCGAGGCGACTTCATGTACGACGACGGCGCTGGCGGCTCCAAGGACCAGAGCATGAATGCGCTGCTGGACTGGCAGATCAACGAAGAGCAGAGCTTGTCGTTTGAGGCGGTGCATGGCGTTGAGCATTCCTGGTCGTCGAAGAAGACCTTTGGTGATTGGGACGAAACCGTAGGTGGCGCCTTCGGCCCCAGCCGCCTGACCCGCGACAGCTACATCCTGTCCCACAGTGGCGACTGGAGTTTCGGCACCTCGAAGCTCGATGCCTACCTGAACAGGTACCGCAACGACCTTGAGGTGGGTAAAGCCAACTCCGAAGAGAAGATCGTCGAAGGCAGCCTCAACCTGCCTTTCGAACTGCTGGTGGACCAGCGCCTGACGCTGGGCGGGCAATGGAAGCGTGAGGAACTGACCAACACCGATACCCTCGGCACTGTGCCGGTGGATTACCGGGGCACGCCGGTCAGTGGCTCGACCTTGAAGGGTGATTACTCGGCGGCCTTTATCGAGGACGAGCTGTTCCTGCTGGACAACCTGTCACTGACCCTGGGCAACCGTTTCGACCACAGCGACAAATACGGCAACCACAACAGCCCACGGGCGTATGTGGTCTATCACCCGCACCCGGACTGGACCGTGCGTGGCGGTGTGTCCAAGGGCTTTCGTGCGCCGAGCCTGAAGGAGGGCAGTGCGGGAGCGGCGACCGAGTCTGGTGGCCGGGGCTGTGGTTCGTTGCGTCCGTTGGGCTATGTCACTGGCAGTTGCTGGATGGCGGGCAATCCGAACCTGAGACCGGAAACCAGCACCAACAAGGAAATCGGCGTGTCGTTCGACCATGACGGCTGGGAGGCCGGCCTGACCTACTTCCACACCGACTTCACCGACAAGATTGCGGATTTCGGTGAACGTGACCGAGCGTTTCGCTAA
- the istA gene encoding IS21 family transposase, with product MEMMGKIRRMYFRDKLSLHEIAKRTGLARNTIRKWVRAPEAKQPVYLRRAIFNKLSPFHGTLEQALKADSLRPKQQRRSAKALLAQIKAEGYDGGYSQLTAFVRAWRGDQGKAAHAFVPLTFALGEAFQFDWSEEGLLIGGIYRRMQVSHLKLCASRAFWLVAYPSQGHEMLFDAHTRSFSALGGVPRRGIYDNMKTAVDKVNKGKGRTVNARFAVMCAHYLFDPDFCNVASGWEKGIVEKNVQDSRRRIWLDAQDRQFHSFEELNAWLGQRCRALWSELPHPQYSGLSVAEVLELERAEMMPMPAPFDGYVERAARVSSTCLVSMGRNRYSVPCEYAGKWLSCRLYPTRIEVVADDVLIASHARLLDRDQVNYDWQHYIPLIERKPGALRNGAPFADLPTPLRQLKHGLTRHAGGDRIMAQVLAAVPVAGLDAVLVAVELVLEAGTLSAEHVLNVVARLTATEPPPSVETHLQLKEAPVANTARYDRLRGSVEEIRHA from the coding sequence ATGGAAATGATGGGCAAAATTCGGCGGATGTATTTCCGCGACAAGCTGTCGTTGCATGAGATAGCCAAGCGCACCGGATTGGCGCGCAACACCATTCGCAAGTGGGTCAGAGCGCCGGAAGCCAAGCAGCCGGTGTACCTGCGCCGGGCCATTTTCAACAAGCTGAGTCCGTTTCACGGCACGCTGGAGCAGGCGCTTAAAGCCGACTCGCTGCGTCCCAAGCAACAACGGCGCAGTGCCAAGGCGCTGCTGGCACAAATCAAAGCCGAGGGTTATGACGGTGGCTACAGCCAGCTCACCGCGTTTGTCCGTGCCTGGCGCGGGGATCAGGGCAAGGCAGCGCACGCCTTTGTGCCGTTGACCTTTGCCCTTGGCGAGGCGTTTCAGTTTGACTGGAGCGAGGAAGGCTTGCTGATCGGCGGCATTTACCGGCGCATGCAGGTGTCGCACCTGAAGCTGTGCGCGAGCCGTGCCTTCTGGCTGGTGGCTTATCCGAGCCAAGGTCACGAGATGCTGTTCGACGCGCATACGCGCTCGTTCAGCGCCTTAGGCGGCGTGCCACGCCGAGGCATTTACGACAACATGAAGACGGCCGTCGACAAGGTCAACAAGGGCAAAGGCCGCACGGTGAATGCGCGCTTCGCGGTGATGTGCGCGCACTACCTGTTCGATCCGGATTTCTGCAACGTTGCCTCAGGTTGGGAAAAGGGCATCGTCGAAAAGAACGTGCAGGACAGTCGCAGGCGTATCTGGCTGGACGCCCAAGACCGTCAATTCCACTCCTTCGAGGAACTCAATGCCTGGCTCGGGCAGCGCTGCCGCGCACTCTGGAGCGAGCTTCCGCACCCGCAATACAGCGGGCTGAGCGTGGCTGAGGTGTTGGAGTTGGAGCGGGCCGAAATGATGCCCATGCCCGCGCCCTTCGACGGTTACGTCGAGCGTGCGGCGCGGGTTTCCAGCACCTGCCTGGTCAGCATGGGACGAAACCGCTACTCGGTACCCTGTGAGTACGCCGGCAAGTGGCTCAGTTGCCGCCTGTATCCGACGCGGATCGAGGTGGTAGCTGATGACGTATTGATTGCCAGCCACGCGCGCTTGCTGGATCGCGACCAGGTCAACTATGACTGGCAGCACTACATCCCGCTGATCGAGCGCAAGCCGGGCGCACTGCGCAATGGCGCTCCTTTTGCGGATCTACCAACACCACTGCGGCAACTCAAACACGGCCTGACACGTCATGCCGGCGGTGACCGGATCATGGCGCAAGTCCTGGCTGCCGTACCCGTCGCCGGACTCGATGCCGTATTGGTGGCCGTTGAACTGGTACTCGAAGCCGGCACCCTGAGCGCCGAACACGTCTTGAATGTCGTGGCGCGGCTGACAGCGACCGAGCCACCGCCCTCCGTCGAGACTCACTTGCAGCTCAAGGAAGCGCCTGTCGCGAACACGGCGCGCTACGACCGTTTACGCGGCAGCGTCGAGGAGATCCGTCATGCGTGA
- a CDS encoding putative molybdenum carrier protein produces the protein MNIQRIISGGQAGVDRAALDFAIARQIPHGGWCPAGRRAADGVLDARYQLQETESSGYRQRTKRNVRDADATLIIYRDRLEGGSLLTRDLTIRHGKPLLCCR, from the coding sequence GTGAATATCCAGCGGATTATCTCCGGTGGTCAAGCCGGCGTAGACCGGGCGGCGCTGGATTTTGCCATTGCTCGGCAGATTCCGCACGGCGGCTGGTGCCCGGCGGGCCGTCGGGCCGCTGATGGCGTCCTGGATGCGCGCTACCAGCTGCAGGAGACCGAATCCAGCGGCTATCGTCAGCGCACCAAGCGCAATGTGCGGGATGCGGATGCTACGCTGATCATTTATCGGGACCGGCTAGAAGGTGGCAGTCTGCTCACTCGCGATCTGACGATAAGGCATGGTAAACCGCTATTGTGTTGCCGCTGA
- the istB gene encoding IS21-like element IS1474 family helper ATPase IstB, with protein sequence MMPQHTLNQLHQLRLDGMARALEEQWTLPASHSLSFDERLGLLLDRELAWRDNQRLVRLRKKAKLKYANACLEDLDRRTGRALDERLIATLASGDWIRQQHNLLLTGPTGAGKTWLACALGNQACRQGYSTLYLRTPRLLEQLRIAHGDGSFGRTLQQLAKVDVLVLDDWALAPLEEGARHDLLEVIDDRAGSRSTILTSQLPIEHWHGWINDPTLADAILDRLVHNAYRLTMKGESLRRKKAEEQAAS encoded by the coding sequence ATGATGCCGCAACACACCCTGAATCAACTGCACCAGCTACGCCTGGACGGCATGGCCCGCGCCCTGGAAGAGCAATGGACGCTGCCGGCCAGCCACAGCCTGAGCTTCGATGAACGCCTCGGCCTACTGCTCGACCGCGAACTGGCCTGGCGTGACAACCAGCGCCTGGTACGGCTGCGCAAGAAGGCCAAGCTCAAGTACGCCAACGCCTGCCTGGAAGATCTCGACCGCCGCACCGGACGCGCCCTGGACGAGCGTCTGATCGCCACCCTGGCCAGTGGCGACTGGATCCGCCAGCAGCACAACCTGCTGCTGACCGGCCCGACCGGTGCCGGCAAAACCTGGCTGGCCTGCGCCCTGGGCAACCAGGCCTGCCGCCAGGGCTATAGCACCCTGTACCTGCGCACCCCGCGCCTGCTGGAACAACTGCGCATCGCTCATGGCGACGGCAGCTTCGGCCGTACCCTGCAACAGCTGGCAAAGGTCGACGTCCTGGTGCTGGACGACTGGGCGCTAGCCCCGCTGGAGGAAGGAGCCCGGCATGACCTGCTGGAGGTGATCGACGACCGCGCTGGCAGCCGCTCCACCATCCTGACGAGCCAACTGCCCATCGAGCACTGGCACGGCTGGATCAACGACCCGACCCTGGCCGATGCCATCCTCGACCGCCTGGTGCACAACGCCTACCGACTGACGATGAAAGGCGAGTCGCTGCGCCGAAAAAAAGCCGAGGAACAAGCCGCATCGTGA
- a CDS encoding helix-turn-helix domain-containing protein, with the protein MTFHLSTPAEILHALGARLREQRLAQSLTQRELAQMAGLSLGALRKLESDGQCSLETLVRVAQALGLLEALDDLFVLKRQSIAQMEQVDLVSRRQRAPRKRTS; encoded by the coding sequence GTGACTTTTCATCTCTCGACTCCCGCTGAGATCCTGCACGCGCTGGGTGCTCGTCTGCGGGAGCAGCGGCTTGCCCAATCGCTTACGCAGCGTGAACTGGCGCAGATGGCCGGACTGTCCCTGGGGGCGTTGCGCAAACTCGAAAGCGACGGCCAGTGCTCGCTGGAAACGCTGGTCCGCGTTGCGCAGGCACTTGGCTTGCTGGAGGCGCTGGACGATCTCTTCGTGCTCAAACGGCAATCCATCGCCCAGATGGAGCAGGTGGACCTTGTCAGCCGCCGCCAGCGTGCGCCGCGTAAGAGAACATCATGA
- the istA gene encoding IS21 family transposase, translated as MAAPRVAMRNIKECLRLKFEAGLSHEKIARALQLSKGVVSKYIAAARVAGLDWPALVAMDEAALAAALFAPTSTNKPRGERVLPDVLSIHRELRRKGVTLQLLWEEYLAAHAGQPTYRYTQFVEHYRRYAQTLKRSMRQLHRAGEKLFIDYAGPTLPVVDPATGEVRRAHIFVAALGASNYTYACATPGETQVDWLTSLGQALTYFGGVPEMVVPDNPRALVAQPDRYEPGLNRATLECARHYQTVILPARPRKPQDKAKAEVAVQVVERWIMARLRHRQFFSLHALNQAIAELLEDLNRRPFKRLDGCRRDWFERLDRPALRALPVHPYEVATFKRCKVSIDYHIEVNGSFYSVPSALARQNVDVRLTAHTLEVLHGNRRVASHLLLGRRGAYSTQREHMPAAHQAHREWTPQRLLDWGARIGPYTRQLIDHQLTHKPHPEMGYRACLGLLSLARRYGNARLEAAAERAVHLRAFTGRSVRNLLQQGLDQQPLPQRAAETTLPGDHENVRGADYYQPPQQELFDDAATHPESTAPATPGRHGPRPGRAMDAAGQPQPELR; from the coding sequence ATGGCGGCGCCGCGAGTAGCCATGCGAAACATCAAAGAATGTCTGCGCCTCAAGTTTGAGGCCGGCTTGTCCCACGAGAAGATTGCCCGTGCCTTGCAGCTGTCCAAGGGCGTGGTTAGCAAGTACATCGCGGCGGCGCGGGTGGCCGGGCTGGACTGGCCGGCGCTGGTGGCCATGGACGAGGCCGCGCTGGCGGCCGCCTTGTTTGCACCGACGTCGACGAACAAGCCGCGCGGTGAGCGAGTGCTGCCCGATGTGCTGAGCATCCACCGCGAGTTGCGACGCAAGGGCGTGACCTTGCAGCTGCTGTGGGAGGAATATCTCGCCGCGCATGCGGGCCAGCCGACCTACCGCTACACCCAGTTCGTCGAGCACTACCGGCGCTACGCCCAGACGCTCAAACGTTCGATGCGTCAGCTGCACCGTGCGGGCGAGAAGCTATTCATCGACTATGCCGGGCCGACGCTGCCGGTGGTCGACCCGGCCACCGGCGAAGTGCGCCGGGCGCACATCTTCGTCGCCGCCCTGGGCGCCTCGAATTACACCTATGCCTGCGCGACGCCAGGCGAAACCCAGGTGGACTGGCTGACCTCGCTGGGCCAGGCTCTGACCTACTTTGGCGGCGTGCCGGAAATGGTTGTGCCGGACAATCCGCGCGCCCTGGTCGCCCAGCCGGATCGCTACGAGCCGGGCCTGAACCGGGCCACGCTGGAGTGCGCGCGTCATTACCAGACGGTGATCCTGCCGGCACGGCCACGCAAGCCTCAGGACAAGGCCAAGGCCGAGGTGGCGGTGCAGGTGGTCGAGCGCTGGATCATGGCGCGGCTGCGCCATCGGCAGTTCTTCAGCCTGCATGCGCTTAACCAGGCCATCGCCGAGCTGCTGGAGGATCTGAATCGGCGCCCGTTCAAGCGGCTCGATGGCTGCCGGCGCGACTGGTTCGAGCGCCTGGATCGCCCGGCCTTGCGAGCGCTGCCGGTGCATCCCTACGAGGTCGCCACCTTCAAGCGCTGCAAGGTCAGCATCGACTACCACATCGAGGTCAATGGCAGCTTCTACAGCGTGCCCTCCGCCCTGGCCCGGCAGAACGTGGACGTGCGACTGACGGCACACACCCTGGAAGTGCTGCATGGCAACCGGCGGGTGGCCAGCCACCTGCTGCTGGGGCGACGCGGCGCTTACAGTACCCAGCGCGAGCACATGCCCGCGGCGCACCAGGCGCATCGCGAATGGACGCCACAACGCCTGCTCGACTGGGGCGCGCGGATCGGCCCCTACACGCGCCAACTGATCGATCACCAACTGACCCACAAGCCGCACCCGGAGATGGGCTACCGCGCCTGCCTCGGCCTGCTCTCGCTGGCCCGGCGCTATGGCAATGCACGCCTGGAAGCCGCTGCCGAACGTGCCGTACACCTGCGCGCCTTCACCGGGCGCAGCGTGCGCAACCTGCTCCAGCAAGGCCTGGATCAACAGCCGCTGCCCCAGCGTGCCGCCGAAACGACCTTACCCGGCGACCACGAGAACGTCCGTGGCGCCGACTACTACCAACCCCCGCAACAGGAGCTGTTCGATGATGCCGCAACACACCCTGAATCAACTGCACCAGCTACGCCTGGACGGCATGGCCCGCGCCCTGGAAGAGCAATGGACGCTGCCGGCCAGCCACAGCCTGAGCTTCGATGA
- a CDS encoding type II toxin-antitoxin system HipA family toxin, whose protein sequence is MKLLTVHYCGWGEDWPLGRLADDGQSLLFEYSPEALSQGLELSPLHLKLRADAYGSFPTHLHRLPGLIADSLPDGWGLLLMDRLFRQHGLRHPGPLDRLAFIGERAMGALRFVPASDAAAQEPDWSLLALAEQSRLALAGEAGAALRELALTGGSPQGARPKALVQYDATTGQVSTRPDAPGSPWLVKFPAQNEHKEVCVIEQLYAELARDCGLDVPESRWFDLGPELAAFGVARFDREGGQRVPVHSLAGLLQVDFRLPGATDYTAFLRATRFLTRDEREVEKAYARAVFNVLFHNRDDHPKNFAWRLGPDRRWRLAPAFDLTFSEGPMGQHHLDVCGEGAAIERRHLLRLAEEGGVPRKRAEEVIERMLPQASSLGERFERVPIRQMLAQQIKSTIDTCRRRLES, encoded by the coding sequence ATGAAGCTGCTTACCGTGCATTATTGCGGCTGGGGAGAAGACTGGCCGTTGGGACGCTTAGCCGATGACGGTCAATCCCTGCTCTTCGAATATTCTCCCGAAGCTCTGTCTCAGGGCTTGGAACTGTCGCCCTTGCACCTCAAGCTGCGTGCGGATGCCTACGGAAGTTTTCCGACCCATTTGCATCGCCTTCCGGGCCTGATCGCCGACAGTCTGCCGGACGGCTGGGGTTTGCTGCTGATGGATCGCTTGTTCCGTCAACACGGCTTGCGCCATCCCGGGCCGCTGGACCGGCTGGCCTTCATTGGTGAGCGCGCCATGGGCGCGTTGCGCTTCGTTCCGGCAAGCGACGCCGCTGCCCAGGAGCCCGACTGGTCCTTGCTGGCGCTGGCCGAGCAAAGCCGTCTCGCGCTCGCGGGCGAGGCGGGGGCAGCCCTGCGCGAGCTCGCGCTCACCGGCGGCTCACCGCAAGGGGCCAGGCCCAAGGCCTTGGTGCAGTACGACGCAACGACCGGGCAAGTCAGCACCCGTCCGGATGCGCCCGGCAGTCCGTGGCTGGTCAAGTTCCCGGCGCAGAACGAACACAAGGAAGTCTGCGTCATCGAGCAGCTCTATGCCGAGTTGGCTCGGGATTGCGGACTGGATGTACCCGAAAGCCGCTGGTTCGACCTTGGCCCTGAACTGGCCGCCTTCGGCGTCGCGCGCTTCGACCGAGAGGGTGGGCAACGCGTCCCGGTGCACAGTCTGGCTGGATTGTTGCAGGTGGATTTTCGCCTGCCCGGTGCCACCGACTACACCGCCTTCCTGCGAGCTACCCGTTTCCTGACGCGCGACGAGCGCGAAGTGGAGAAAGCCTACGCGCGAGCCGTCTTCAATGTGCTCTTCCACAACCGTGACGACCACCCCAAGAATTTCGCCTGGCGTCTCGGGCCTGACCGGCGCTGGCGTCTGGCTCCGGCATTCGACCTGACCTTCAGCGAAGGCCCGATGGGCCAGCATCACCTGGACGTTTGCGGCGAAGGTGCTGCCATCGAACGCCGGCATTTATTGCGTCTGGCGGAGGAAGGTGGCGTCCCAAGGAAACGGGCGGAAGAGGTCATCGAGCGGATGTTGCCGCAGGCAAGCTCATTGGGTGAGCGATTTGAGCGTGTTCCGATCAGGCAGATGTTGGCGCAGCAGATAAAATCCACCATTGATACCTGTCGCAGGCGTCTGGAAAGTTGA
- the pobA gene encoding 4-hydroxybenzoate 3-monooxygenase: MKTQVAIIGAGPSGLLLGQLLHKAGIDTVIVERQTPDYVLGRIRAGVLEQGTVDMLREAGVAQRMDAEGLVHEGVELLMGGKRVRIDLKALTGGKTVMVYGQTEVTRDLMAARAASGAPIIYSADQVQPHDMKGAQPYLTYEKDGRQHRIDCDYIAGCDGFHGVARKSIPEEVLTHYEREYPFGWLGLLSDTPPVNHELIYGQHERGFVLCSQRSLTRSRYYLQVPLSDKVEDWSDERFWNELKARLPAEVAADLVTGPALEKSIAPLRSYVVEPMQYGKLFLVGDAAHIVPPTGAKGLNLAASDVCYLYRILVKVYREGRTELLEKYSELALRRVWKGERFSWFMTNLLHDFGEQQDAWEHKMQQADREHFLNSHAGLVNIAENYVGLPYEEVC; encoded by the coding sequence ATGAAAACTCAGGTTGCGATTATCGGTGCCGGTCCTTCCGGCCTTCTGCTGGGCCAACTGCTGCACAAGGCCGGTATCGACACGGTGATTGTCGAGCGCCAGACCCCGGACTATGTGCTCGGCCGCATCCGCGCCGGGGTGCTGGAACAGGGCACCGTGGACATGCTGCGCGAGGCCGGTGTGGCCCAGCGCATGGACGCCGAAGGCCTGGTCCACGAAGGGGTGGAGCTGCTGATGGGTGGCAAGCGTGTGCGCATCGACCTCAAGGCCCTGACCGGTGGCAAGACGGTGATGGTCTACGGCCAGACCGAAGTCACCCGCGACCTGATGGCGGCCCGCGCCGCCAGCGGGGCACCGATCATCTATTCGGCAGACCAGGTGCAGCCCCACGACATGAAGGGCGCGCAACCCTACCTCACCTATGAAAAGGACGGCCGGCAGCACCGGATCGATTGTGACTACATCGCCGGTTGCGACGGTTTTCACGGCGTGGCGCGCAAGAGCATCCCCGAAGAGGTGCTGACCCACTACGAGCGCGAGTACCCCTTCGGCTGGCTGGGGCTATTGTCCGATACCCCGCCGGTCAACCATGAGCTGATCTATGGCCAGCATGAGCGCGGATTCGTGCTGTGCAGCCAGCGCTCCCTGACCCGCAGCCGTTACTACCTGCAGGTGCCGCTGAGCGACAAGGTCGAAGACTGGTCCGACGAGCGCTTCTGGAACGAGCTCAAGGCCCGTCTGCCGGCGGAGGTGGCGGCGGATCTGGTGACCGGGCCGGCGCTGGAGAAAAGCATCGCGCCACTGCGTAGCTATGTGGTGGAGCCCATGCAGTACGGCAAGCTGTTCCTGGTCGGCGACGCCGCGCATATTGTCCCGCCCACCGGGGCCAAGGGCCTGAACCTGGCGGCTTCTGACGTGTGCTACCTGTACCGGATTCTGGTCAAGGTCTACCGCGAAGGGCGTACCGAACTATTGGAGAAATACTCCGAGCTGGCGTTGCGCCGGGTCTGGAAGGGCGAGCGTTTCAGCTGGTTCATGACCAACCTGCTGCACGATTTCGGCGAGCAGCAGGACGCTTGGGAGCACAAGATGCAGCAGGCGGATCGCGAGCATTTCCTCAATTCCCACGCGGGGCTGGTGAACATTGCCGAGAACTATGTGGGCCTGCCTTACGAAGAAGTCTGCTGA
- a CDS encoding helix-turn-helix domain-containing protein, which yields MALDPRLRFGLKLIEIRKTRGWSQERLALESGLARSYLGGVERGQRNIALLNIFKLAEALGVEPSVLLEAPAAGQEPAP from the coding sequence ATGGCCCTTGATCCCCGACTACGCTTCGGCCTGAAGCTGATAGAAATCAGAAAGACCAGAGGGTGGTCGCAAGAACGCCTGGCACTGGAAAGTGGCTTGGCGCGCAGCTATCTGGGGGGTGTTGAGCGTGGGCAGCGCAACATCGCATTGCTCAACATCTTCAAGCTGGCCGAGGCACTGGGGGTGGAGCCTTCAGTACTGCTGGAGGCACCGGCTGCTGGACAGGAGCCAGCTCCGTAA
- the istB gene encoding IS21-like element ISPst3 family helper ATPase IstB, whose protein sequence is MRDLMAELKELRLHGMANAWADLTAQGESALASSKWLLEHLLQQEHADRAMRSVSHQMNMAKLPMHRDLAGFDFSASSADARLIRELASLAFTDTAQNVVLIGGPGTGKTHLATALAVSGITLHGKRVRFYSTVDLVNLLEREKHDGKAGRIAQALLRMDLVILDELGYLPFSQAGGALLFHLLSKLYEHTSVVITTNLSFAEWSRVLGDAKMTTALLDRLTHHCHIVETGNESYRLQHSSLAAQAKIKSRERKRKDDQKPVDDEPF, encoded by the coding sequence ATGCGTGATCTCATGGCAGAACTCAAAGAGCTGCGCCTGCACGGCATGGCCAATGCTTGGGCGGACTTGACGGCGCAGGGTGAGTCGGCCCTAGCCTCCTCGAAATGGTTGCTCGAACACCTGCTGCAACAGGAGCATGCGGATCGCGCCATGCGCTCGGTGAGCCATCAAATGAACATGGCCAAGCTGCCCATGCACCGTGACCTGGCTGGCTTCGACTTCAGCGCCTCCAGCGCCGACGCACGGCTGATCAGGGAACTGGCCAGCCTGGCCTTCACCGACACGGCACAGAACGTGGTACTCATCGGCGGGCCGGGCACCGGCAAGACCCACCTGGCCACCGCGCTAGCCGTGTCCGGCATCACTCTGCACGGCAAGCGCGTGCGCTTCTACTCCACGGTTGACCTGGTCAATCTGCTGGAGCGCGAGAAGCATGACGGTAAAGCCGGGCGCATCGCCCAAGCACTGCTGCGCATGGACTTGGTCATCCTCGATGAGCTGGGTTACTTGCCATTCAGTCAGGCTGGCGGTGCTCTGCTTTTTCACCTGCTGTCCAAGCTGTACGAGCACACCAGCGTCGTGATCACGACCAACCTGAGCTTCGCAGAATGGTCGCGCGTGCTCGGCGACGCCAAGATGACCACCGCCCTGCTGGATCGGCTTACGCACCACTGCCACATCGTCGAAACGGGCAACGAGTCCTACCGCCTGCAACACAGCAGCTTGGCGGCTCAGGCAAAGATCAAATCACGGGAGCGAAAACGCAAGGACGATCAGAAGCCGGTGGACGACGAACCGTTTTGA